In Colletotrichum lupini chromosome 6, complete sequence, a single window of DNA contains:
- a CDS encoding choline/ethanolamine kinase, whose amino-acid sequence MTQGASNGHPNGSALPHVRTLPLFYDSEDSQQSATSLILTVRPDWASDDSNIEFVRFTDGITNTLLKAINKRKGWSKEDIDREAILLRAYGNGTAVLIDREREAQNHELLMKHGLAPELLARFQNGMLYRFIKGSVTAPEDLRKPHIYRAVASRLAQWHATVPCITHQTSTNGNAKGHDQDLNAIIENAAPGKPVPNLWSVMQKWILALPSDTQVQRERQDKLQKEFEYIVEEFSQRPGLGVDGLVFAHCDLLSGNVIVLPSTQPAKGPKKEATVTFIDYEYATPSPAAFDIANHLAEWGGFDCDYNFMPTQSQRREFIEEYIRSFYKYSENNTNVDVEAEVRKLTHEVDLFRGVPGFYWGIWALIQAVISEIDFDYASYAETRLAEYWAWKEEKEGTRAAAGKEKPLRERRWEQLE is encoded by the exons ATGACCCAAGGTGCAAGCAACGGCCACCCTAACGGGTCGGCGCTGCCCCATGTCCGAACACTTCCCCTTTTCTACGACAGCGAAGACTCTCAGCAATCTGCGACTAGTCTAATCCTGACTGTTCGACCAGACTGGGCCTCCGACGACTCCAACATCGAATTCGTTCGCTTCACCGACGGCATCACCAATACCCTACTCAAAGCCATCAACAAGCGAAAGGGCTGGTCCAAGGAGGATATAGACAGAGAGGCCATCTTGTTGCGCGCGTATGGAAATGGAACCGCTGTCCTCATCGACCGCGAGCGCGAAGCTCAGAACCATGAACTTCTCATGAAGCACGGCCTTGCCCCCGAATTGCTCGCCCGATTCCAGAATGGCATGCTCTACCGATTTATCAAGGGCAGCGTCACAGCCCCGGAGGACCTGAGGAAGCCACACATCTATCGAGCCGTCGCCAGCAGGTTAGCGCAGTGGCACGCGACTGTGCCCTGCATTACACACCAGACATCTACCAATGGCAACGCCAAGGGCCACGATCAGGACCTGAATGCCATCATCGAGAACGCTGCACCTGGGAAGCCTGTGCCGAACCTATGGTCAGTGATGCAAAAATGGATTTTGGCCCTGCCCAGCGATACACAGGTCCAGAGGGAGAGACAAGACAAGCTGCAGAAGGAGTTTGAATACATTGTGGAGGAGTTCAGCCAACGCCCCGGTCTAGGTGTTGATGGC CTAGTTTTTGCCCATTGCGATTTGCTGAGCGGCAACGTGATCGTGTTACCGAGTACCCAACCCGCCAAAGGCCCCAAGAAGGAGGCTACAGTGACGTTCATCGACTACGAGTATGCCACGCCGTCACCAGCCGCGTTCGATATCGCCAACCACTTGGCCGAGTGGGGTGGATTCGACTGCGACTACAACTTCATGCCTACCCAGTCCCAGCGTCGAGAGTTCATTGAGGAGTACATTCGCTCGTTCTACAAATACTCCGAGAACAACACAAATGTTGATGTCGAGGCGGAGGTCCGAAAGCTCACACACGAGGTGGACCTATTCCGCGGCGTGCCGGGGTTCTATTGGGGCATCTGGGCTTTGATCCAAGCCGTCATCTCGGAGATCGACTTTGATTACGCCTCGTATGCGGAAACGCGCCTCGCCGAGTACTGGGCGTGGAAGGAAGAGAAAGAGGGTACCAGAGCCGCGGCCGGCAAAGAGAAGCCCCTGCGTGAGAGACGCTGGGAGCAACTGGAGTGA